From one Lycium ferocissimum isolate CSIRO_LF1 chromosome 7, AGI_CSIRO_Lferr_CH_V1, whole genome shotgun sequence genomic stretch:
- the LOC132065518 gene encoding transcription factor LHW: MGYLLKEVLKTLCGVNQWSYAVYWKIGCQNTKLLIWEESYCEPLTFSGINGISGVENPELSFHDWEVFNSRLMNQAGERMHLLVNKMMMDSQISLVGEGLVGRAAVTGSHQWFHSEGFSRVAHPPEVLKELTQQFSAGIQTIAVVPVLPHGVVQFGSCLPIMENMRFVEDVRVLISQLGCVPGVLLSDENATKDPTVNTGMPVYPESSDFVDSCRRPNVMNSAPAIASCSYQRNSSHTDGFICQTDATFQASNMTPCFVESHDRQFHQKIVPEVKAHLSANSSRLINNNMIKAEVISPSSNMWTSQQAPLHIPRPPFHQQSLNASSSSYVGNDLITSHIYDGQSRAQFMWDDESNGIVENDLFQAVSIMLTQNEQQQCSTSKSVQEEVYGEKHEYVGQNALLENIKYEDSFVQRHSGDDLFDVLGADFKSKLLNGNRNGHQSNGQDSNTKDWVNNNSTSSTVNQGKSDSGSFSIAGFEHLLDSIASKPSAKQNLDDDVSCRTTLTNLSASSSYGQAGFSSQIQGEVFGQPKTLAKAGATGSRSFRSECSKEKTGAYSQSSSIYGSQISSWGEQGHDTKPTSSVSTGYSKKPDETSKTSRKRLKPGENPRPRPKDRQMIQDRVKELREIVPNGAKCSIDALLERTIKHMLFLQSVTKHSDKLKQTGESKIISKEGGLLLKDNYEGGATWAYEVGSQSMVCPIIVEDLNQPRQMLVEMLCEERGLFLEIADIIRGLGLTILKGVMETRSDKIWARFSVEANRDVTRMEIFISLVRLLEETSKGGEEPTANAIDNDTKMVHSYHQAASIPATGRPCN; the protein is encoded by the exons ATGGGGTATTTGTTGAAAGAGGTTTTAAAGACTCTTTGTGGTGTTAATCAATGGTCTTATGCTGTTTATTGGAAGATTGGTTGCCAAAATACCaa GCTTTTAATTTGGGAAGAATCCTATTGTGAACCTTTAACATTCTCCGGAATTAATGGAATTTCCGGGGTTGAGAATCCGGAACTATCGTTCCATGATTGGGAGGTCTTTAATTCTCGGCTTATGAATCAAGCAGGGGAGAGAATGCATTTGCTCGTAAACAAAATGATGATGGATAGTCAAATCAGTCTTGTAGGAGAAGG ACTAGTCGGCCGGGCTGCAGTTACCGGGAGTCATCAGTGGTTTCATTCAGAGGGTTTTAGTAGAGTAGCTCATCCACCAGAG GTCCTGAAAGAGCTCACACAACAATTTTCTGCTGGCATCCAG ACAATTGCAGTTGTTCCTGTTCTTCCTCATGGTGTTGTCCAATTTGGATCATGCTTGCCC ATAATGGAGAACATGAGGTTTGTGGAGGATGTGAGAGTGCTGATAAGTCAATTAGGATGCGTCCCTGGTGTCTTGTTATCCGATGAAAATGCAACAAAAGATCCGACGGTGAATACCGGCATGCCAGTTTATCCGGAAAGTTCAGATTTTGTAGATTCTTGCAGGCGCCCCAATGTAATGAACTCTGCTCCAGCTATTGCTAGCTGCAGTTATCAGAGAAACTCAAGTCACACTGATGGTTTCATTTGTCAAACCGATGCAACATTTCAAGCCTCGAATATGACCCCATGTTTTGTCGAATCTCATGATCGACAGTTCCACCAGAAAATTGTTCCAGAGGTGAAAGCACACCTGTCTGCTAATAGTAGCCGGCTAATAAATAATAACATGATTAAAGCGGAGGTAATTTCTCCAAGCTCCAACATGTGGACGAGTCAACAAGCTCCTTTACACATTCCGAGGCCTCCCTTTCATCAGCAATCTTTGAATGCATCTTCTTCATCTTATGTTGGAAACGATTTGATTACTAGTCATATTTATGATGGTCAGAGTCGTGCACAATTTATGTGGGATGATGAGAGTAATGGAATAGTTGAAAATGATTTGTTTCAAGCAGTCAGTATTATGCTAACACAGAACGAGCAGCAACAGTGTAGTACAAGCAAGTCTGTACAAGAGGAGGTTTATGGTGAAAAACACGAATACGTTGGGCAGAATGCATTACTTGAAAATATCAAGTATGAAGATTCCTTCGTCCAACGTCACTCGGGGGATGACTTGTTTGATGTTCTGGGTGCTGATTTTAAAAGTAAACTACTCAACGGAAACAGGAACGGTCACCAAAGTAACGGACAAGACTCAAACACAAAGGATTGGGTTAATAATAACTCTACTTCTTCGACAGTCAATCAAGGAAAATCAGATAGTGGATCATTCTCCATAGCTGGTTTCGAGCATCTTTTGGATTCTATAGCATCCAAGCCTTCTGCCAAGCAGAATTTGGATGATGATGTTTCTTGTCGGACAACATTGACAAATTTGAGTGCTTCATCTTCCTATGGCCAAGCTGGTTTTTCGAgtcaaattcaaggtgaggtatttGGGCAACCAAAGACTCTTGCAAAAGCAGGAGCAACGGGTTCTCGTTCATTTAGATCCGAGTGCTCAAAAGAAAAAACTGGAGCCTATTCGCAGAGTAGTTCAATTTACGGGTCACAAATAAGTTCATGGGGGGAACAAGGTCATGACACAAAGCCAACTAGCAGTGTTTCTACTGGATATTCTAAAAAGCCTGATGAGACGAGCAAAACCAGTCGCAAAAGGCTTAAACCAGGAGAGAATCCTAGACCCAGGCCAAAAGACCGGCAAATGATCCAAGATCGTGTGAAAGAACTCCGAGAAATTGTTCCAAATGGGGCAAAG TGTAGCATTGATGCACTACTGGAACGCACGATCAAGCACATGCTTTTCTTGCAGAGTGTCACGAAACATTCAGACAAATTAAAACAAACCGGAGAGTCAAAG ATTATCAGCAAGGAAGGAGGATTGCTTTTGAAGGATAATTATGAAGGAGGAGCGACATGGGCGTATGAAGTCGGTTCACAGTCTATGGTCTGCCCAATTATAGTTGAGGATCTGAATCAACCTCGTCAAATGCTCGTGGAG ATGCTTTGTGAAGAACGAGGTCTATTTTTGGAAATAGCTGACATAATTAGAGGATTAGGCTTGACCATCTTAAAAGGCGTTATGGAAACGAGGAGCGACAAAATATGGGCGAGGTTCTCTGTAGAG GCTAACAGAGACGTGACGAGGATGGAGATATTCATCTCACTCGTTCGACTCTTGGAGGAAACATCAAAAGGCGGAGAGGAACCTACTGCTAACGCCATTGATAACGACACGAAGATGGTGCATTCGTATCACCAAGCAGCTTCAATACCAGCAACAGGTAGACCTTGTAATTAA